The following proteins are encoded in a genomic region of Candidatus Paceibacterota bacterium:
- a CDS encoding type II secretion system protein GspE yields YRGRVAIYEVLNISEPMRLYIQKPEFSLDGLRAMAAKEGMISMFEDGLRKAELGQTTIEELFRVIKE; encoded by the coding sequence GTTACAGAGGGCGTGTGGCTATTTATGAAGTTTTAAATATTAGCGAGCCCATGCGCTTATATATCCAGAAGCCGGAATTCTCTTTGGATGGATTGCGCGCTATGGCTGCCAAAGAAGGCATGATTTCCATGTTTGAAGACGGTCTTCGCAAAGCAGAATTGGGCCAGACTACTATTGAGGAATTGTTCAGAGTCATAAAAGAATAA